Sequence from the Candidatus Cloacimonas sp. genome:
TTTATTGAATATACGGCAGATACATATCAGGTATATGCCCAGAAGAATTTGAAATTTAAGCACTTAAATCAACCGGATGAAGTTTGGCAGACGGGAGATAAAATTCCTGCTCGCTCCGTTTATTCCAAATTGCGTGCCGAGGATGTAGAACTGTTACCAGAATATGAATATTTTATGGAGCAGGAAATATATGCTCAAAGTGAATCTACTGGAAAGCTAATTAAGCTTTTTCAAGGGGGTTCGAACACGGGAAAAAGAATGTTAGCGTTAATGGAAGAAGCGGGTGTAAAAGATTATATTTTTAGCAAGATGCAAAATTTTGTAAATGCACCCACACCTTTGGAAAGACGCCAAATATTTAACGAATTGCTCAATTCGGACATTTTCACCAATTTCTTCTATCAGGTTCGCAGCACTTATCAGGAGTTTTTTGATGTTGCCGTAAAAGAGGATTTTGATAAAAAGTACTTCTTCTCCATAGAGAAAAACCTCTTTTTGGAAATGGCAAACGACGGATATGACCTGAAAAAAATTTCGCTGGCTAAAACACTGGATGCTTTAGCGGAAAAAATGAATGTGAAGGATTTTAATGAAAGCGTGGATAATTTTCTGTTATTGATGAAAAACACCCTTCAAAATAATCGCAATGCATATTCAATTGCCTGCGGAACGAGCTTTCACGCTACCAAAATTGCCGCCCTCTTTTTCAATTCCATTGCCGGATTGGAAATAATTCCCATTTTACCCGGGGATTTTAGAGGTGAATATTCTAATTGTATAAAAGACAATGATCTCATCATCGGCGTTTCTCAATCAGGTGAAACAAAAGACCTTATAGATATTTTCAATGACATAGACGCCAAGGATTTGAATGTGCGTAAAGTGGTTTTGGTAAATAATATGAATTCCACTTTAGGCCAGGAAAAAAGCGATGTGGCGATTCCCATTTTATGCGGACCGGAAATTGCCGTTCCAGCCACAAAAAGTTTTATGAATCAAATTACGCTTTTCTATTATCTTGCCATTCGGACAGCGCAAATGAAATTAAATGAGTTGGAAACAGATTTAAACGAGGAAGACCGGCAAAAATGTCAGAATGAGATTGATGAATATTATACTTCTCTGTTCAAAATTCCCTCCTTACTGAAAGAAACCTTGGATAATGTCAGCGGCGAATTGGATATTATGGCTGGAAAATTATATATGGAACCTTCCATTCATATTTTAGCCACCAAAATCAGTGGAGTGGCTATGGAAGGTGCATTAAAAATTAGAGAAACGGTTTTAACTCATGCAGAAGGTAGAGAGGCATCGGAATTCAAACACGGACCCAATACCATTTTAGGCAGAAATACCGTTTTTGGAGTTAAACACTTGCGTTCATTTATGCACTTTCTCAGCGAGGATATTGACGAAATAGAAGCGCTATGTGAACAGGAAGGTATTCCTCACAAAGAAGTTAAAGAGATTTATAAAGCATTGGCGGATTATATATTTACGCACAATCAACCCTTCAATCTGAATCCTCAGGGAACTAAAATCTTCAATCAATTAGTGCACAATAAGGATTTCTTTGAACCTCTCTATCGCAATTATCCCTTAGTTTACATCACAGGACCAGATGCACGCGATGTAAACCTCACCATTTCTCAGATCAATACGCATAAAATACGGGGAGCCAATACTTTTGTAATTGCCGAAGATAATGAACAGCTTAAGAAAAATGTTTCATCTCCACCCAATGAAAATGGCTATTATGCCTATTCTTACATTATGTTACCCAAAACCGGTTCTTGTTTGCTAACTTGTTTTTCGGCATCTATTGTCCTGCAACTTTTAGCGTTGAAAATGAGCGTGCGTAAAATGAAAAAATTAGATAAATTGGAAGTTCGCGATCATGGCGTCCATCCTGATGTTCCCAAAAATGTATCTAAAAGCATAACAGTGGATTAAATAAATGTATCGTTGCGGTTTTGGATATGATGTTCATCGACTGATTGAGGGCAGAGACCTTATTTTGGGAGGCGTGAAAATTCCTTATTCCAAAGGGCTTTTGGGTCATTCAGATGCCGATGTTTTAATCCACTGCATAATTGATGCTTTGTTAGGTGCCTTGGCTTTAGGGGAT
This genomic interval carries:
- a CDS encoding SIS domain-containing protein encodes the protein MRNWKFKLPIPVWGVGCGVLGLALPKVSINMGEYASKLLRALEYRGYDSTGAAFQGDTTDITLLKDVGAPSTLVKTLGIEKQSGKIFCGQVRWATFGFVDKKNAQPHLVNCKRHIYGAHNGNITNTRELKTFLVNEGHSVQSDNDGEMLVHTIEHYFDIEMNKAANPTEPELRKKCMRKAIIQAAEKLVGSYAAVIVDPDTETSWAIKAGSSLYFGIGTLEDLPFSLASSDLTAVLRFTKQLVNLREGEFIEYTADTYQVYAQKNLKFKHLNQPDEVWQTGDKIPARSVYSKLRAEDVELLPEYEYFMEQEIYAQSESTGKLIKLFQGGSNTGKRMLALMEEAGVKDYIFSKMQNFVNAPTPLERRQIFNELLNSDIFTNFFYQVRSTYQEFFDVAVKEDFDKKYFFSIEKNLFLEMANDGYDLKKISLAKTLDALAEKMNVKDFNESVDNFLLLMKNTLQNNRNAYSIACGTSFHATKIAALFFNSIAGLEIIPILPGDFRGEYSNCIKDNDLIIGVSQSGETKDLIDIFNDIDAKDLNVRKVVLVNNMNSTLGQEKSDVAIPILCGPEIAVPATKSFMNQITLFYYLAIRTAQMKLNELETDLNEEDRQKCQNEIDEYYTSLFKIPSLLKETLDNVSGELDIMAGKLYMEPSIHILATKISGVAMEGALKIRETVLTHAEGREASEFKHGPNTILGRNTVFGVKHLRSFMHFLSEDIDEIEALCEQEGIPHKEVKEIYKALADYIFTHNQPFNLNPQGTKIFNQLVHNKDFFEPLYRNYPLVYITGPDARDVNLTISQINTHKIRGANTFVIAEDNEQLKKNVSSPPNENGYYAYSYIMLPKTGSCLLTCFSASIVLQLLALKMSVRKMKKLDKLEVRDHGVHPDVPKNVSKSITVD